A portion of the Acanthopagrus latus isolate v.2019 chromosome 21, fAcaLat1.1, whole genome shotgun sequence genome contains these proteins:
- the LOC119011511 gene encoding caspase-8-like, whose translation MEEPVRCSVAWTRPGASQRLERKQRFLFCYYGHTQALSSMAAKRTIRRNKTAIQATLCADYRLILNKVDEKELITSREYRNLTSISREDVEGHVMKLVDKIMDKGDDTCRKFLDLLQTDEEIKSTYPELKEIQWTNTSLSTPVQTSSAKHSDGPSQKKRRKEDDQYQLNSRPTGLCVIMNNENFKCMKQRRGTNKDAQSLAEVFSWLGFRVLMCKDQPSDQMDQALKCFASLSDLSQLHEFNVKEWSGTKFTDIKEAPPSLKHGDAFICCILSHGERGAVKGIDGKSLPIKQITRTFKATDQSALTDKPKVFLIQACQGKQAHLGVLSKDLEADDSQSLYIPEEADFLVVISTVEDYKSFRHIKDGSWFIQSVCQQLKEGCSRGDNMTTILSCVNNEVSKKEAVKEQPGKVKQMPEVRFTLRKRLVLTPRHY comes from the exons ATGGAGGAACCAGTTCGGTGCAGCGTTGCCTGGACACGTCCCGGTGCCTCCCAACGTCTGGAACGAAAGCAGCggtttctgttttgttattaCGGGCACACGCAGGCATT ATCCAGCATGGCGGCCAAACGCACAATCCGACGGAATAAAACGGCCATTCAGGCGACTTTGTGTGCAGACTACAGACTAATTCTCAACAAGGTGGACGAGAAGGAGCTGATAACTTCTCGGGAGTACAGAAACCTCACAAGCATCAGCAGAGAAGATGTGGAGGGCCACGTCATGAAGCTTGTGGACAAGATCATGGATAAAGGAGATGACACCTGCCGGAAGTTCCTGGACCTCCTGCAAACTGATGAGGAGATTAAAAGCACTTACCCTGAGCTGAAGGAGATACAGTGGACCAACACCAGCCTTTCTACACCAGTCCAAACCTCTTCAGCTAAACACAGCG ATGGTCCGTCACAAAAGAAGAGGCGTAAAGAG GATGATCAGTACCAGCTGAACAGCCGGCCCACTGGCCTCTGCGTCATCATGAACAACGAGAACTTCAAGTGTATGAAGCAAAGACGTGGAACCAACAAAGATGCCC AAAGTTTGGCAGAGGTGTTCAGCTGGCTGGGCTTCAGAGTGCTGATGTGTAAAGACCAACCCAGCGACCAGATGGATCAGGCACTGAAGTGCTTCGCCTCCCTCAGTGATCTCTCTCAGCTGCATGAGTTCAATGTGAAGGAGTGGTCTGGCACCAAATTCACTGATATTAAGGAGGCTCCTCCATCACTTAAACATGGCGATGCCTtcatttgctgtattttgaGTCATGGAGAGAGAGGTGCGGTCAAGGGGATTGATGGGAAGTCCCTCCCCATTAAACAAATAACTAGAACCTTCAAGGCGACCGACCAATCGGCCCTCACTGACAAGCCCAAAGTGTTCCTGATCCAGGCCTGCCAGGGAAAGCAGGCACACCTGGGAGTGTTGTCGAAAGATCTGGAGGCTGATGATTCTCAGTCACTATACATTCCTGAGGAAGCCGATTTTCTGGTGGTCATTTCAACTGTTGAAGACTACAAATCGTTCAGACACATAAAAGATGGGAGCTGGTTCATCCagtctgtgtgtcagcagctaAAGGAGGGCTGCTCCAG GGGTGACAACATGACGACCATACTCAGCTGTGTGAACAATGAAGTGAGCAAGAAAGAAGCAGTAAAGGAGCAACCTGGAAAAGTGAAGCAGATGCCTGAAGTTAGGTTCACCCTGAGGAAGAGACTTGTGTTGACACCACGTCATTATTGA
- the wu:fc46h12 gene encoding uncharacterized protein wu:fc46h12, protein MDLRFLFIASALLLGATLTISQEDSTSQCKIKWLFNISCETVFEKVVSQIKAWQIMQSCLYAGEKCSYELVSTAPYVITATHTSPTTRKVSDLQFLLEQSTICKMSGEAISEFSKDPADNGTNYCSLQNLMDGSDLIHAEGYKQFSNKWICPGFDTANCTLS, encoded by the exons ATGGACCTTAGATTCCTGTTTATAGCTTCGGCTCTCCTGCTGGGGGCCACGCTCACCATCTCACAGGAAGACAGCACCTCACAGTGCAAAATCAAATG GTTGTTCAACATCTCGTGCGAAACTGTCTTTGAAAAGGTGGTGAGCCAGATCAAGGCCTGGCAGATCATGCAGAGCTGCCTATACGCAGGAGAGAAGTGCTCGTATGAG CTCGTGTCGACGGCTCCTTACGTGATCACCGCCACGCACACGTCTCCAACCACCAGGAAAGTGAGCGACCTTCAGTTCCTCCTCGAGCAGTCCACCATCTGCAAAATGAGT GGAGAGGCCATATCCGAGTTCTCCAAAGATCCGGCTGATAACGGCACAAACTACTGCAGCCTCCAGAATCTGATGGATG GGAGTGACCTGATCCACGCTGAGGGGTACAAACAGTTCAGCAACAAGTGGATCTGTCCTGGGTTTGATACCGCCAACTGCACCTTATCTTAG